A single region of the Streptomyces vilmorinianum genome encodes:
- the dcd gene encoding dCTP deaminase: MLLSDKDIRAEIDAGRVRIDPYDESMVQPSSIDVRLDRFFRVFENHRYPHIDPAVEQLDLTREVEPEGDEAFILHPGEFVLASTYEVITLPDDIASRLEGKSSLGRLGLVTHSTAGFIDPGFSGHVTLELSNLATLPIKLWPGMKIGQLCMFRLSSPAEHPYGSERYGSRYQGQRGPTASRSYMNFHRTQV, encoded by the coding sequence GTGCTTCTCTCAGACAAGGACATCCGGGCCGAGATCGATGCCGGACGGGTGCGCATCGACCCGTACGACGAATCCATGGTGCAGCCCTCGAGCATCGACGTGAGGCTTGACCGCTTCTTCCGGGTGTTCGAGAACCACCGGTACCCCCACATCGACCCCGCCGTCGAGCAGCTCGACCTGACCCGCGAGGTCGAGCCGGAGGGCGACGAGGCGTTCATCCTGCACCCGGGCGAGTTCGTGCTCGCCTCGACCTACGAGGTCATCACGCTGCCGGACGACATCGCCTCCCGCCTGGAGGGCAAGAGCTCCCTCGGGCGGCTCGGGCTCGTCACGCACTCGACCGCCGGGTTCATCGACCCCGGGTTCTCCGGGCACGTCACCCTGGAGCTGTCGAACCTCGCCACCCTGCCGATCAAGCTGTGGCCGGGGATGAAGATCGGGCAGCTGTGCATGTTCCGGCTGAGCTCGCCCGCCGAGCACCCGTACGGCAGCGAGCGCTACGGCTCGCGCTACCAGGGGCAGCGGGGGCCGACGGCCTCGCGCTCGTACATGAACTTCCATCGGACCCAGGTGTGA
- a CDS encoding phosphoribosyltransferase: protein MSEVRENLTYEGFGRAIRELAQTIADDGYEPDVVLSIARGGVFVAGGLAYALDCKNIHLVNVEFYTGVGTTLEMPVMLAPVPNAIDFSDKKVLIADDVADTGKTLKLVHDFCVDHVAEVRSAVIYEKSHSLVKCEYVWKKTDEWINFPWSVEPPVVKREGQVLDA, encoded by the coding sequence ATGAGTGAAGTACGCGAGAACCTGACGTACGAGGGCTTCGGGCGCGCGATCCGCGAGCTCGCGCAGACCATCGCCGACGACGGCTACGAGCCCGATGTCGTTCTCTCCATCGCTCGCGGCGGCGTCTTCGTCGCCGGCGGTCTGGCCTACGCGCTCGACTGCAAGAACATCCACCTCGTGAACGTCGAGTTCTACACCGGGGTCGGGACCACGCTCGAGATGCCCGTCATGCTGGCGCCCGTCCCCAACGCGATCGACTTCTCCGACAAGAAGGTCCTGATCGCCGACGACGTCGCCGACACCGGCAAGACCCTCAAGCTCGTCCACGACTTCTGCGTCGACCACGTCGCCGAGGTGCGCTCCGCCGTCATCTACGAGAAGTCGCACTCCCTCGTGAAGTGCGAGTACGTGTGGAAGAAGACCGACGAGTGGATCAACTTCCCCTGGTCCGTCGAGCCGCCCGTCGTGAAGCGCGAAGGACAGGTCCTCGACGCCTGA
- a CDS encoding Yip1 family protein — protein MAGFRNGRGRDNRPPQQQPQQAPYGYNAAPPPHPQQQWPQQGPQGGGGAHGEPEYFGDPYGGQQQQQQHYAANTPGHTQMFSVNEDPYGDAATYNAGAAPAAPAGPRLPWKALLSGIVLRPAPTFLQMRDHAVWGPALVVTFLYGLLAIFGFDKARDEAINATLSTAIPYVLMTGVGFVLGGLILGAVTHTLARQLGGDGTWQPTVGLSMLIMSITDAPRLVFAVFLGGENGLVQVLGWVTWLAAGALFTMMVSRSHDLPWPKALGASAIQLIGLLSLIKLGTL, from the coding sequence GTGGCTGGATTCAGGAACGGACGCGGCCGGGACAACCGCCCCCCGCAACAACAACCGCAGCAGGCGCCGTACGGGTACAACGCGGCCCCGCCGCCCCACCCGCAGCAGCAGTGGCCCCAGCAGGGCCCGCAGGGCGGCGGCGGCGCGCACGGGGAGCCGGAGTACTTCGGGGACCCGTACGGAGGGCAGCAGCAACAGCAGCAGCACTACGCGGCGAACACCCCGGGGCACACGCAGATGTTCAGCGTGAACGAGGACCCGTACGGCGACGCCGCGACGTACAACGCCGGTGCGGCCCCCGCCGCCCCGGCCGGCCCGCGCCTGCCCTGGAAGGCCCTGCTGAGCGGCATCGTGCTGCGCCCGGCGCCGACGTTCCTGCAGATGCGGGACCACGCCGTCTGGGGCCCGGCGCTGGTCGTCACGTTCCTCTACGGACTGCTCGCGATCTTCGGCTTCGACAAGGCCCGCGACGAGGCCATCAACGCGACCCTGTCGACGGCGATCCCGTACGTCCTGATGACCGGCGTGGGCTTCGTCCTCGGCGGACTGATCCTGGGCGCGGTCACCCACACCCTGGCGCGCCAGCTCGGCGGCGACGGCACCTGGCAGCCGACGGTCGGCCTGTCGATGCTGATCATGTCGATCACGGACGCGCCCCGGCTGGTCTTCGCGGTCTTCCTCGGCGGCGAGAACGGCCTGGTGCAGGTCCTCGGCTGGGTCACCTGGCTGGCGGCGGGCGCGCTGTTCACGATGATGGTGAGCCGCTCGCACGACCTGCCGTGGCCGAAGGCGCTGGGCGCGTCGGCGATCCAGCTGATCGGGCTGCTGAGCCTGATCAAGCTCGGCACCCTCTGA